In Solanum lycopersicum chromosome 5, SLM_r2.1, the following are encoded in one genomic region:
- the LOC101245656 gene encoding ubiquitin carboxyl-terminal hydrolase 2-like, producing the protein MGKRAKKKARSGVKETRNPVASANRIDEKSSPNIDTPDVAVFVVKDRKECPHVDKVIDVGKVSAKLESSEPVRCEDCREGAADRQASRTKGKHGKKKGSADPKKKSKAIWVCLVCGHFSCGGVGLPTTPQSHAVRHARQYHHPLAVQFENSQLRWCFLCNTLLHAKKVEDGSEQKDVLDDIAKMIKRRPSEGPTTDVEAVWFGSGSVTSEIKSEASASISADGKGGCAIRGLVNLGNTCFFNSIMQNLLAMNRLRDYFLKFDGFAGPLTADLKKLFTDTSNEAALKGSVNPKSLFGSICTKAPQFRGYQQQDSHELLRCLLDCLCTEALTRRKLIKSSQDDGKSRSSCPTFVDEIFGGRLSSTVSCLECGHTSVVYEPFLDLSLPVQTKKPPSKGAQSVSHAKISKPPKRSGKVFSKVSRDAASLNSQRKGEKSLSRVYPRVPVTEGMILPSDTSLESTDAGVMADNTGLTSQDSCFTQKSRNEETCEGVTRQLAMVDDSTWLDFLEQETLPNVDDAASEVDHIVTNQGSETGSVQSVDPLQNNLDADTEMKLTCTNSTRSPNDLMCLDDQGQSKSPDCDIASEFSKKLLIKESEKISSVDSNHGTDSFTRLSEDEAPLRLQESEILLLPYKEVTSTAGDMLNEGCEVSSAAVGREEVSFNEPESDAQSLCNASVSQANGLREASFTVSNISMSDPEELDITDAPVSVKSCLAYFTKPELLSKSEHAWQCENCTKVLKEKRMRSKNKLTKPRSHSMVNGHEDKNPDGVSSSGTFPKGTSPRADRDSGSSLSENGTQENHSETSSQVNIDYQTNKVQLLEAPLVSDISESEESENEETDYKRVRVERDATKRILIDKVPPILSIHLKRFRQDARGRLSKLSCHVNFREALDLKPYVDTRYLQKDTYKYQLIGVVVHSGTMRGGHYVAYVRGGPKITGKEENEEDFVWYYASDTHVREVSLKDVLRSEAYILFYEET; encoded by the exons ATGGGGAAAAGGGCTAAAAAAAAGGCTAGAAGTGGTGTCAAGGAGACGCGGAATCCCGTTGCATCTGCAAATCGTATTGATGAAAAGAGCAGTCCGAATATTGATACTCCTGATGTTGCAGTTTTTGTTGTAAAAGATAGAAAAGAATGTCCACATGTTGATAAGGTTATTGATGTGGGCAAAGTCTCCGCTAAACTTGAATCTTCGGAACCTGTTAGGTGTGAGGATTGCAGGGAAGGAGCAGCTGATAGACAAGCTAGTAGGACAAAAGGTAAGCATGGAAAAAAGAAGGGAAGTGCAGATCCCAAGAAGAAGTCTAAAGCCATTTGGGTCTGCTTAGTATGCGGCCATTTCTCGTGCGGAGGTGTTGGATTGCCTACTACACCTCAGAGCCATGCAGTTCGGCATGCGAGACAATACCATCACCCTCTCGCTGTACAGTTTGAAAATTCTCAATTGCGCTGGTGTTTTCTGTGCAACACACTACTTCATGCTAAAAAAGTAGAGGATGGCAGTGAACAAAAGGATGTACTTGACGACATTGCAAAGATGATTAAAAGGCGTCCGTCTGAAGGGCCTACTACTGATGTGGAAGCTGTTTGGTTCGGGAGTGGGAGTGTCACTAGCGAAATTAAATCAGAAGCTTCTGCTTCTATAAGTGCTGATGGAAAAGGTGGTTGTGCCATTAGGGGATTGGTTAATTTAGGGAACACATGTTTTTTCAATTCGATAATGCAGAACCTACTGGCAATGAATAGACTAAGGGAttactttcttaaatttgatGGTTTTGCTGGTCCTCTTACCGCTGATCTGAAGAAGCTCTTTACTGACACCAGCAATGAAGCTGCGCTGAAAGGATCTGTTAATCCAAAATCTTTGTTTGGTTCAATATGTACCAAAGCTCCACAGTTTCGAGGATACCAACAGCAGGACAGTCACGAATTGCTTCGCTGTTTACTTGATTGTCTGTGTACTGAGGCATTGACGCGCAGAAAGCTAATCAAATCTTCTCAGGATGACGGTAAATCCCGGAGTTCATGTCCAACGTTTGTCGATGAGATTTTTGGTGGTCGACTCTCTAGCACTGTTAGCTGTCTTGAATGTGGGCACACTTCAGTAGTCTATGAACCATTCTTGGATCTCTCCTTGCCTGTTCAGACTAAAAAACCTCCTTCTAAAGGAGCTCAATCAGTCTCCCATGCCAAAATATCAAAACCTCCAAAGAGAAGTGGAAAAGTTTTTTCTAAAGTTAGCAGAGATGCAGCTTCTCTCAATTCTCAACGAAAGGGAGAGAAATCTCTCAGCCGTGTGTATCCTAGAGTACCTGTCACTGAAGGAATGATACTTCCTTCTGATACATCGCTAGAATCCACTGATGCTGGTGTTATGGCTGATAATACAGGTTTAACTTCACAGGACTCATGTTTCACTCAGAAGTCCCGTAATGAGGAAACTTGCGAGGGTGTGACTAGGCAGTTGGCGATGGTTGATGACTCGACATGGTTAGATTTTCTCGAACAGGAAACACTGCCAAATGTTGATGACGCAGCTTCAGAAGTTGATCACATCGTGACTAATCAAGGTTCTGAAACTGGATCTGTTCAATCTGTTGACCCTTTGCAAAATAATCTGGACGCTGATACAGAGATGAAGTTGACATGTACAAACAGCACTCGTTCTCCTAATGATTTAATGTGTTTGGATGACCAAGGACAATCCAAATCACCAGACTGTGATATAGCTTCTGAATTCAGTAAAAAGCTACTGATTAAAGAGTCTGAAAAGATCAGCTCTGTGGATTCAAATCATGGAACAGATTCATTTACGAGGTTATCGGAAGATGAAGCCCCGTTACGACTACAAGAGTCAGAGATTCTGTTACTTCCATACAAAGAAGTAACCTCAACTGCTGGTGACATGTTAAATGAAGGTTGTGAGGTATCCTCAGCTGCTGTTGGTAGGGAAGAAGTTTCATTTAATGAGCCTGAGTCTGATGCACAGTCTTTGTGCAATGCTTCTGTTTCTCAGGCCAATGGACTGAGAGAAGCTAGTTTTACTGTTTCAAACATCAGCATGTCTGATCCGGAAGAGCTTGATATTACAGATGCTCCTGTATCAGTGAAGAGTTGTTTGGCTTATTTTACAAAGCCTGAGCTTCTTTCCAAAAGTGAACATGCTTGGCAATGTGAAAATTGCACAAAAGTtctaaaagaaaagagaatgagATCTAAGAATAAATTGACGAAGCCTAGATCACATAGCATGGTAAATGGACACGAGGACAAAAATCCAGATGGTGTGTCTTCTTCAGGAACATTCCCAAAGGGAACCAGCCCTCGAGCTGATCGAGATTCAGGGTCTTCGCTATCGGAAAACGGCACACAGGAAAATCACAGTGAAACTAGCAGTCAAGTGAATATAGACTATCAGACCAATAAAGTTCAATTGCTGGAAGCTCCGCTGGTTTCTGATATATCTGAATCTGAAGAAAGTGAGAATGAGGAGACAGACTATAAAAGAGTTAGAGTTGAAAGGGATGCAACTAAGCGGATCCTAATTGATAAGGTCCCTCCTATTTTGTCAATTCATCTAAAGAGGTTCCGTCAAGATGCTCGGGGGCGCTTGAGTAAGCTGAGTTGCCATGTCAATTTTAGAGAAGCACTTGATCTGAAACCATATGTTGACACCAG GTACCTGCAGAAGGATACATACAAATACCAGCTTATTGGTGTAGTAGTACATTCGGGTACGATGAGGGGAGGTCATTATGTTGCATATGTTAGAGGAGGTCCCAAGATCACAGGGAAAGAAGAGAACGAGGAAGATTTCGTGTGGTATTATGCAAGTGATACTCATGTTCGTGAGGTTTCATTAAAAGATGTTCTTCGCTCTGAGGCATACATTTTATTCTACGAAGAAACTTGA
- the LOC101246250 gene encoding transcription factor FAMA-like, whose protein sequence is MEKEENCQANNTLPTSFQMAIIGESSSNNTNNQMVDYMVDSQSIQQQQHNQSSLGFLPSNPSLDKLSFADVMQFADFGPKLALNQTKVLEQDVGIDDPVYFLKFPVLNEKKNDNDNDDDREEGLMISGGKEKSENNNNNVEKNQEGKSNNKRKRPRIKTSEEVESQRMTHIAVERNRRKQMNEHLRVLRSLMPGSYVQRGDQASIIGGAIEFVRELEQLLQCLESQKRRRIYGDTPTRPLGDSSTPPSMPMNQNPSAINPHHHQSPILFPLPNEYNIEDEIQEEVAESKSCLADVEVKLLGFDAMIKILSRRRPGQLIKAIAALEDMQLSILHTNITTIEQTVLYSFNVKISGETRYTADDIANSIQQIFSFIHAEIAPYDIN, encoded by the exons atggagaaagaagaaaattgcCAG GCTAATAATACTTTGCCTACATCTTTTCAAATGGCAATTATTGGTGAATCTTCAtcaaataatactaataatcaAATGGTTGATTATATGGTAGATTCACAAtctatacaacaacaacaacataaccaGAGTTCGTTAGGGTTTTTACCCTCGAACCCTTCTCTAGACAAGTTGAGCTTTGCTGATGTGATGCAATTCGCGGATTTTGGGCCTAAATTAGCCTTAAATCAAACCAAGGTATTGGAACAAGATGTTGGGATTGATGATCCTGTGTACTTCCTCAAGTTTCCCGTTTTGAACGAGAAGAagaatgataatgataatgatgatgatcgcGAAGAAGGCTTAATGATAAGTGgtggaaaagaaaaaagtgaaaataataataataatgttgaaaaaaatcaagaagGGAAGAGTAATAATAAGAGAAAGAGGCCAAGAATTAAGACAAGTGAGGAAGTTGAGAGCCAAAGAATGACACATATTGCTGTGGAAAGGAATAGAAGGAAGCAAATGAATGAACATCTTCGTGTATTGAGGTCTCTCATGCCTGGCTCCTATGTTCAAAGG GGAGATCAAGCATCTATTATTGGTGGAGCAATTGAATTTGTTAGAGAATTGGAACAACTCTTACAATGCCTTGAAtcacaaaaaagaagaagaatctatGGAGATACTCCAACAAGACCATTAGGAGATTCATCAACACCACCATCAATGCCAATGAATCAAAACCCTAGTGCTATaaatcctcatcatcatcaatcaCCAATACTATTTCCTCTTCCAAATGAGTATAATATTGAAGATGAAATTCAAGAAGAAGTAGCTGAGAGTAAGTCTTGTTTGGCTGATGTTGAAGTGAAACTTTTAGGGTTTGATGCAATGATCAAGATTCTATCAAGAAGAAGACCAGGACAACTCATAAAGGCAATTGCTGCATTGGAAGATATGCAACTTAGTATTCTTCATACAAATATTACAACCATTGAACAAACTGTTCTCTACTCATTCAATGTCAAG aTTTCTGGTGAAACTAGATACACAGCTGATGATATAGCAAACTCAATCCAACAGATATTCAGTTTCATTCATGCTGAAATAGCCCCATATGATATCAACTAG
- the LOC101259442 gene encoding large ribosomal subunit protein uL13w, which produces MVSGSGISARRIVVDARHHMLGRLSSILAKELLNGQRVVVVRCEEICLSGGLVRQKMKYLRFLRKRMNTKPSHGPIHFRAPSKILWRTIRGMIPHKTKRGAAALARLKVYEGVPPPYDKIKRMVIPDALKVLRLQSGHKYCLLGKLSSEVGWNHYDTIKELENKRKERAQVAYERRKQLAKLRVKAEKAAEEKLGPQLAVIEPIKY; this is translated from the exons ATGGTGTCCGGTTCAGGGATCTCCGCAAGGAGGATAGTGGTTGATGCTCGTCACCATATGCTTGGTAGGCTCTCATCAATTTTGGCTAAGGAATTGCTTAATGGACAGAGAGTTGTTGTTGTTAGGTGTGAAGAGATTTGTCTTTCTGGTGGACTTGTTCGTCAGAAAATGAAGTATCTTAGGTTCCTTCGTAAGAGGATGAATACTAAGCCTTCTCATGGACCTATTCACTTCCGTGCTCCATCGAAGATCCTCTGGAGGACCATCCGTGG GATGATTCCCCACAAAACTAAGCGTGGAGCAGCTGCCCTTGCTCGCTTGAAGGTTTACGAGGGTGTTCCACCTCCGTATGACAAAATCAAGAGGATGGTCATCCCTGATGCTCTCAA GGTGTTGAGACTCCAATCAGGACATAAATACTGTCTCTTGGGTAAGCTTTCATCAGAGGTTGGATGGAACCACTATGACACTATCAAG GAGCTTGAGAACAAGAGAAAGGAGAGAGCTCAGGTAGCATACGAGAGGAGAAAGCAGTTGGCCAAACTCAGGGTTAAGGCCGAGAAGGCTGCTGAGGAGAAGCTCGGTCCTCAACTTGCAGTTATTGAACCTATCAAGTATTAG
- the LOC112941514 gene encoding probable pectinesterase 29 produces MNSYNIPLKGSKNMSQALAVKISGDKSTFYRCGFIGVQDTVWDVQGRHYFKLCTIVGAIDFIFGNGQSIYERCALVVNAGTLSGPGSITAQGRQSQYDQSGFVFKNCEVYGTGSTYLGRPWRDYARVLFYNCSMSNVVVSPGWDVWNLSGKENQLTFSEEKCNGIGSNTTQRVPWLTKLSQQELQQLTSISFIDNEGWIMKQPLKVL; encoded by the exons ATg AATTCTTATAACATTCCTCTAAAAGGCAGCAAAAATATGAGCCAAGCACTGGCAGTAAAGATTTCTGGAGATAAATCAACATTTTATAGATGTGGATTTATTGGAGTGCAAGATACAGTGTGGGATGTACAAGGAAGACATTATTTCAAACTTTGCACTATTGTTGGAGCTATTGATTTCATCTTTGGTAATGGTCAATCTATTTACGAG AGATGTGCCTTAGTAGTAAATGCAGGAACATTAAGTGGACCAGGATCCATTACAGCACAAGGAAGACAAAGTCAATATGATCAAAGTGGATTTGTTTTCAAAAATTGTGAAGTTTATGGAACTGGATCTACTTATTTAGGGAGGCCATGGAGGGATTATGCTAGGGTTCTTTTCTATAATTGTTCAATGTCAAACGTCGTCGTTTCGCCCGGTTGGGATGTTTGGAATTTAAGTGGAAAAGA GAATCAATTGACATTTTCTGAGGAAAAATGCAATGGAATTGGATCAAACACTACACAAAGAGTGCCATGGTTAACCAAGTTGAGCCAACAAGAGTTGCAACAATTAACAAGCATATCATTTATTGATAATGAGGGTTGGATTATGAAGCAACCCCTCAAAGTActttag